In the Euphorbia lathyris chromosome 5, ddEupLath1.1, whole genome shotgun sequence genome, one interval contains:
- the LOC136229270 gene encoding uncharacterized protein, translating to MDLKGISWVGNFYHKFEAMCLEVEEIMYQDTVKYVENQVQTVGSSVKRFYSDVMQDLIPPSSMDAAKGADSDLPLDFYGDVGIYMKPKIGMKEKQAKVGDVKKFTENQKKTTNENSDYAPPFERLSHVDNLFPLAQEDFTGGALRKHNKESLSKKSNLRTRKNSKTESASLNEQSGAVTCSDKDMNRGSSFCEPSNENHLGNSTPGASRQSIEGCLSRKSNEISRIDTPFGQLSNENHNSFHQEAKIITTRLAGEMGTDLIEERQNETEIVSKQGADIPSDEPASDVVDLAEMDMRASSGGASLVEANATSICMNDGVISPVESCTNWQVLSDEIACGEDFLFDSARSDGWSTDVNEVDTSFVSDMEVIQQIDKPKLEESCIVVNRDDFRFVPCCEGKSKSYQKKIRDVFSPRKSSTRKHEYEQLALWPAGDSNPKKEECGSTSIPSLTMKDGKRSQTADICEAEWELL from the exons ATGGATCTGAAGGGTATATCATGGGTTGGTAATTTTTACCATAAGTTTGAAGCTATGTGCTTGGAGGTTGAAGAAATTATGTACCAG GACACAGTTAAATATGTAGAGAATCAGGTGCAGACTGTTGGTTCTAGTGTCAAAAGGTTCTACTCAGATGTAATGCAAGATTTGATTCCTCCATCTTCAATGGATGCTGCGAAAGGTGCAGACTCTGACTTGCCTCTGGATTTTTACGGTGACGTCGGGATCTATATGAAGCCAAAGATAGGTATGAAGGAAAAGCAAGCAAAAGTTGGTGATGTAAAGAAGTTCACCGAGAACCAAAAAAAGACTACTAATGAGAATTCAGATTATGCTCCTCCTTTCGAGAGACTTAGTCATGTGGATAATCTGTTCCCACTAGCTCAGGAAGATTTCACTGGAGGAGCCTTGAGAAAACATAATAAAGAAAGTCTGTCTAAAAAATCAAATCTCCGTACCAGGAAAAACTCTAAAACGGAGAGTGCGTCGCTGAACGAACAATCAGGAGCTGTTACCTGTTCGGATAAGGATATGAATAGGGGGTCTTCATTCTGTGAACCTTCAAATGAAAACCATCTTGGAAACTCTACTCCAGGAGCCTCAAGGCAGAGTATTGAAGGGTGTCTATCTAGAAAATCAAATGAGATATCAAGAATTGACACTCCTTTCGGTCAACTTTCAAATGAAAATCACAACTCATTTCATCAGGAAGCTAAAATTATAACTACAAGGCTTGCTGGGGAGATGGGGACTGACTTAATTGAAGAAAGGCAAAATGAGACTGAAATTGTAAGCAAACAAGGTGCTGATATTCCATCAGATGAACCAGCATCTGATGTAGTTGATTTAGCTGAAATGGATATGAGAGCTTCCTCGGGCGGTGCCTCATTGGTGGAAGCAAATG CTACAAGTATTTGTATGAATGATGGGGTGATATCTCCTGTTGAATCCTGCACAAATTGGCAAGTACTGAGTGATGAAATTGCTTGCGGGGAGGATTTTCTGTTCGATTCAG CAAGGTCAGATGGTTGGAGTACAGATGTAAATGAGGTTGATACATCTTTTGTAAGTGACATGGAAGTCATTCAACAAATTGACAAACCGAAGCTCGAGGAATCATGTATCGTAGTGAATAGAGATGATTTTCGGTTTGTTCCTTGCTGTGAAGGAAAAAGCAAGTCTTATCAG AAAAAGATTCGTGATGTTTTCTCTCCAAGAAAAAGCTCAACAAGGAAACACGAGTATGAACAGCTAGCGCTGTGGCCTGCCGGGGATTCAAACCCGAAGAAAGAAGAGTGTGGCAGTACTTCAATCCCGAGTCTTACAATGAAAGATGGAAAGAGATCCCAAACTGCAGATATCTGTGAAGCTGAATGGGAGCTTCTTTAG
- the LOC136229905 gene encoding ervatamin-B-like, which translates to MSSKTYISLTTLFLFLAINVNPSASRTLPREEASMSERYEHWLAKHKITYAKYGEKERRFEIFKDNVNFIDSFNAEGKKPYKLRINKFADMSNEEFEGLRSNGYRRNHKYSMGNMDFMYGNNTKVPISVDWRKKGAVTRVKDQGACGGCWAFSAVAATEGITKIKTGKLVTLSEQQLIDCDKRDSGCEGGAMEEAFTFIKKNQGLTTESNYPYNGKDGYCKPKNKITNAIILGYGLVPRNNESALLKAVAKQPISVAIEARGMSFQFYSSGVFTGECGTRVDHGVTIVGYGVTNGGKKYWIVKNSWGEDWGEEGYVRMERGVSDKEGLCGIAMDCSFPIKKKTDLDK; encoded by the exons ATGTCTTCAAAAACATACATTTCACTGACTACCCTTTTCTTATTTCTAGCAATCAATGTCAATCCATCTGCTTCCCGGACGCTTCCTCGAGAAGAAGCATCCATGTCCGAAAGATACGAACATTGGCTGGCGAAACACAAGATAACTTACGCGAAGTACGGCGAGAAAGAACGAAGATTTGAAATTTTTAAGGATAATGTGAACTTCATAGATTCATTCAATGCTGAGGGGAAGAAACCATATAAGCTAAGGATTAATAAATTTGCTGATATGAGTAATGAGGAGTTTGAGGGATTGAGAAGCAATGGGTATAGAAGGAATCATAAATATTCAATGGGGAATATGGATTTTATGTATGGAAATAACACTAAGGTGCCAAttagtgttgattggagaaagAAAGGAGCCGTTACTCGTGTCAAAGATCAAGGCGCGTGTG GAGGTTGTTGGGCATTCTCAGCAGTAGCAGCAACCGAAGGAatcacaaaaataaaaacaggaAAACTAGTAACTCTATCAGAACAACAACTAATAGATTGCGACAAAAGAGATTCTGGTTGCGAAGGAGGAGCCATGGAAGAAGCTTTCACTTTCATCAAAAAGAACCAAGGTCTCACAACCGAATCCAATTACCCTTACAACGGAAAAGACGGCTATTGCAAGCCCAAAAACAAGATCACTAACGCAATCATCCTCGGTTACGGACTCGTTCCGAGGAACAATGAGTCCGCGTTACTAAAAGCCGTCGCTAAACAGCCAATTTCCGTCGCTATTGAAGCGCGCGGAATGTCGTTCCAATTCTATTCGAGTGGCGTTTTTACCGGAGAGTGCGGAACTCGTGTAGATCATGGAGTTACAATAGTTGGATATGGAGTTACTAATGGTGGAAAAAAGTATTGGATTGTGAAAAATTCGTGGGGGGAAGATTGGGGAGAAGAAGGTTATGTAAGGATGGAGAGAGGTGTGAGTGATAAAGAAGGTTTATGTGGAATTGCCATGGATTGTTCATTTCCAATT aaaaaaaaaacggaTTTAGACaagtaa